A part of Molothrus aeneus isolate 106 unplaced genomic scaffold, BPBGC_Maene_1.0 scaffold_30, whole genome shotgun sequence genomic DNA contains:
- the BRME1 gene encoding break repair meiotic recombinase recruitment factor 1: protein MGILDGPGKEQLESPKPGILEVDKEHPEPVKPGIPEGDGAGEEQMETPKMGILDGPGKEQLESPKMGILGGAGKEQLESPKPGILEVNGAGEEQTETPKMGILGGTGKDQLESPKTGILGMDGAEEELKSPKMGILDGPGKEQLESPKTGILEVDKEHPEPVKPGIPEGDGAGEEQMETPKMGILDGTGEEQLESLKMGIFDGTEEESPKPGIPKADGAGEEQMETPKMGILDGTGEEQMETPKMGILDGTGEEQLETPKTGILDGTGEEQLETPKPGILEVDGAGEEQLEPNWGNPKLGILDETEENELESAKPGIPKVDGAGEEQMETPKMGILDGIGEEKLETPNPEILEVDGAGEEKLETPKMGILDGTGGESPKAGILEVDGAGEEQLEPNWGNPKLGISGQNEVESAAPGDCGAHGETEGSSEAQEQQGGPSPGEKPWPTPGQTHPGSTANNAWQSSSKPAEPSDASDVIRGLIRELSDLNRLAMGAQRGLELLRRPKPRRGRRAAPAGSRWKEG, encoded by the exons atgggaattttggatggaccaggaaaggagcagctggagtCACCAAAACCAGGAATTTTGGAGGTGGATAAAGAGCATCCAGAGCCAGTGAAACCAGGAATTCCAGAGGGAgatggggcaggagaggagcagatgGAAAcaccaaaaatgggaattttggatggaccaggaaaggagcagctggagtcaccgaaaatgggaattttgggtggagcaggaaaggagcagctggaatcACCAAAACCAGGAATTTTGGAGGTGAatggagcaggagaagagcagacagaaacaccaaaaatgggaattttgggtggaACAGGAAAGGATCAGCTGGAATCACCAAAAACAGGAAttctggggatggatggagcagaaGAGGAGCTGAAGTcaccaaaaatgggaattctggatggaccaggaaaggagcagctggaatcACCAAAAACAGGAATTTTGGAGGTGGATAAAGAGCATCCAGAGCCAGTGAAACCAGGAATTCCAGAGGGAgatggggcaggagaggagcagatgGAAACAccgaaaatgggaattttggatggaacaggagaggagcagctggagtcactgaaaatgggaatttttgatGGAACAGAAGAGGAATCACCAAAACCAGGAATTCCAAAGGCAgatggggcaggagaggagcaaaTGGAAACAccgaaaatgggaattttggatGGAACAGGAGAGGAGCAAATGGAAAcaccaaaaatgggaattttggatggaacaggagaggagcagctggaaacaCCAAAAACGGGAATTTTGGATGGaacaggagaggagcagctggaaacaCCAAAACCAGGAATTTTGGAGGTggatggggcaggagaggagcagttGGAGCCAAACTGGGGAAATCCCAAACTGGGAATTTTGGATGAAACAGAAGAGAATGAGCTGGAATCAGCAAAACCAGGCATTCCAAAGGTggatggggcaggagaggagcaaaTGGAAAcaccaaaaatgggaattttggatGGAATAGGAGAGGAGAAGCTGGAAACACCAAACCCAGAAATTTTGGAggtggatggagcaggagaagagaagctggaaacaccaaaaatgggaattttggatGGAACGGGAGGGGAATCACCAAAAGCAGGAATTCTGGAGGTggatggggcaggagaggagcagttGGAGCCAAACTGGGGAAATCCCAAACTGGGAATTTCGGGACAGAACGAGGTGGaatcagcagcaccaggggatTGCGGAGCCCACGGGGAAACTGAGGGAAGTTCAGaggcccaggagcagcagggagggcccagcccaggggagaAG ccctggcccacCCCAGGCCAGACCCACCCCGGATCCACAGCAAACAACGCCTGGCAAAG cagctccaaacCCGCAGAACCATCGGACGCCAGCGACGTCATCCGGGGGCTGATCCGGGAGCTCTCAGACCTCAA CCGCCTGGCCATGGGGGCGCAGcgagggctggagctgctcaggaggcCGAAGCCACGGCGGGGCCGGAGGGCAGCGCCCGCTGGGAGCCGCTGGAAGGAGGGGTAG